The region GTTGAATGTTATCTTATAAAGAAGAATATTCCCAAGGAAAATGTACAGTGTAGGCGTTGTACGATTTGAGATAGTTTGTTGTCtgaatgattttaaaatatgCTGTATCAAACGATATGCAATCAAGTAGATTGTAGACACGTCTGTGTGCTAATGATCTACTATTCCATGTGATCGTTTTAATGGTtctttttgatatttttttttaggttttttgCGCCCTGTTCTCATTGTTAGTAACCTGTTTGATGCTGTTTTTGGATATCTCACACATAGCACTAATGTTTCCATTCAATTGGGGAAGATTGGTGAGTCGATTCGGCTTCGAATAGCCACGTGGCCTTTATTAATCCCATGTTTTACCGGGTTTGTTTGGATCTCGTTTGCAGAATGCATGGATGTACCTGACGATCGGTTTACTATTTATTGTTGGTTCATCATTGCTAATACATATGGTATTCTTCGCTGAGGAGTTCATGTGGGTGCCAAAGCACACGAAGGATACCTTGTTCATATCAGCGGTACGTTTTGATGGCAAGGAGAGTtcgattttttcaaaataacCTGACACTACTTTGACACACGGTCGGCTTCCACAGATCCTTGGGTACATTTGCTCGATCGAAGCGGTCGTGTTGGCGGCGCTGACGAAGTGCCCATCCCAGTACCGGCACGTCATTGACGAGTACAGCGACATGTGCTTGGAGGAGCGCGAACTCAGCCCTATCTGTAGCAACGATATGACCAACCATAACCACAATTCGGCTTCGAACGACCTATCGAATCATCGCAGCTATAATAAGATCGATACGGGTGATAGCATTACACCAACTTGTAACCAGAAACCTTATATACCAGGTAGGAGGGCTGGAAGATGAATATGTGCGATGTGTTTTGTGACATTATCCCCGTTTAACGCTGCGCTTTCATACATTCCTCCCCACAGTAAAACGTCCCGACCAATCGTATAATCAGCGACCTACACTAGGCAATCTGCAGAAATCGAATCACCGCAATCGCCAGGGTTATCACTATCAACCAATAGCCTCAACATCCCGACAGAGCCCAACGTTCGtgctcgacgacgatgtgCTGCCGGGACCGTCATCCCGTTCGCTCGACTACTCCAGTGCGTGATGCCTTCTACCAGACCATGTCGAGCAGGCAGTATTGCGACTCATTTCGCTCCAGCCGAAGGCCGGCCATGGGGCTCACAGAGCTGCGATGATCCTCTTTGGCGGATGCATCCCTTTCTCTGCGACGTTGTTTATCCCGTAAGTAATGTACGGTGCTTTTTCAGCTGAAGCAGTTGGGACACTCGAGCAGACGAGCAGAATGGACGGAAGTAAtaaaaagtttgaaaaaagaaattgttACAAAATCGCTGGACTACACGCGCACAGTTTGGTTTCTCACGTTTTCAGATCATTCCCCGTTCGTTGATAGAGAAGGTCCCAACCCCTTATACGGATGTTAGGTATAGAGGTGTGCAAGAGGTGCTTGTTTTCTAGTTGTTAGCCGCAATTTTGTTTCCAGCAACTTTCGTAACCCAACCATTCCAGTCTATTGGCTATCCATGTCTCCCTGAAAGTGGTGCAAACGCAGTAAATTACCGATATAGAACGCGGTATTTGTAGATTATTTGATAAGTCGTAGCACACAATTGTTGATGGTACTGGCTGTTCCTCGGTCAGGGCACCTGGACAGGGTCAGGACCGCTCGATATAGCTTCCGCCCGCGCTTGTATGGCTAGTTTGTGACCAGATGTTTTCCTCTTCAGCACCTGTTAATCAAGAGTAAAGAAAATTCTTAAGGTTCTACGCGTGGCCATCAGCGTTTCCCTCCTCGGTTTCGTATTATGCTCTTCGTTCTTAAAGAAAATAGTACTTTCTTGATAATCGCAAGAATGGGCGCAACGATGACTATTTCCGTAgtttatttttctgtttttttatacTGAAATTTAAGACACCCCAGGCTAGACTAGGGGTCTGCAAAGGAATGTACGAGACATTATTCTGAATCGCAAAACTACGTAAAATCTCGACTACCGTATTGTTAGTAGAAGCCAGTacgccaaaaacaaaccactaTACTAGTGTCCGTCctatttttcccaaaaaaataaagtagtgACCATGACGTAATGAAAAAATGGtatatttttgtaaatgcATCTTTTCTGCATAGCCTAGCTTCCTCGTTTCCTTGTTTGTCTCAAACCCTCCCGTTCGTAGTTATTGTTTGCTAGTGTGATATTGAGCAATTGGCACCCTTTATGTGACCTCTCAGATCCGGCACCAATTGTGTAGATAAACTTCTGCTAGTTCGGCTTATATTTTCCGGTCCTTCTATGGGTTTCTTCTCTTCATAATCTGCCGTCCAATATTGTAGTAACAGATGTAGAAGATGCTATACTGAAGAACTGAAGAGCCCTAGGACGTTGTCCCAAGTGGAGAAATAGATAGAGTCGCTTCAGCAGCCTACAGCTAGAGTCAGGTCATTTACCAGTGGTTTGCCACTTTGCAAATCTTCTTTTCGTGTAGAATGAGTCCTTGTTTCTGGGTGGCAAGAAGGGAAGACGCACAACGATTCATCGGACAATAATtgcaaaagggagaaaaaggggtGTACGGGCGCACGCAATCGATAGGATGGGAAGAGGAAGCTAGCTCTAAGACTTTTCACAACAATTCGTCCCGATACGCTGCTTAACAGCTTGCTGATGATAAAGGTGCCGGACGGAGCAAACTTCACGTGGCACTGGGTTGCCAGGATTTTGTCAAGCGAACCGCCGAGcgaggattttgttttcctttttaactAATTTAGCTTCTAGAGCATCTAGTAGAATGACAAAGTTGCAAACAAGAagcaccacacatacacatacacaactaCACACTCCAAAAACATACATACATGATCGACAATAACCCACGTGCACAGCCAAAAACGGGGCTCGAGTATCGGAGCGCCTATCAATCTGCCTGCTGTTCAACCTACTAAGATGATCCGCGTAGTCGAGCGCTTCACAGTAATCGCGCCAGAAGTTAGTAGCTGAAGATAACTACCTATATTCAGAAAACACTTTATATATAGCCACTGTGGGGGGAGATTTCGTGCATAAAATTCACAGCGCATGATTTCCTTTACTGAAATatgttgtttattttgttatctaacggttttcttttcttttcttactTTACTAGAGTCGAAAAGGTAATTATAGGTATGTTGAGCAGAAATGtagttgttttgatttccttctTGTTAGTAGCACACTACTACGTTAGTAGCTACACGTTGCACTCCTTTTCACCATTCTGGTATAGCGAAATGTTCGCCCAGAAGGGACAAAGCATTCGGTTagcagcaaagaaaaacgcaCAAGAGTCCTAAGTAGGAAGGAGTGATAGATAAGACCCTTTTTCGTCCTGtcatattttattcatcacACCGAGAAGATATATTGAACATTTTCACTAGGAACACATTCCAAGAGCCGGGTTTCTGGAATAAAaggataaagaaaaaaacacgaaaaaaaaccaaagccaacaaaccaaatttgaaatcaataaaccaCTCGATATCTCACCTAATTATTCAttcccggtttcggttcggtttcgacTATGGGATGCTAAAAAAATGCTCGAAACCGATAGGTACGAATGGAACGGATGTCACGGATACCACACTTATTGAAAACTCGCACTCAATCCCCGGCATTGATCCACGGAGCGgaatcttttcaattttcatctcTTACGGTCGCTCTATTGCTTTGCTACTGTGCCGTTGCATCTTTTCTGGCATCGGTGCCCATACCCTTTAGAGCAAGCATTCAATAGCAAattaccaaaaaaaacgaaggcattttaatgaaacattcTAGAGTATTACATCGTGACGAGCTGGACCACGGTTACCCTGGAATACACATTGTTTGAAGTGAGACGAACAGGCCACTACTAGCAGCGGCGAAAGATGAGGGATGTTCGTTCACGATCTTGGTATCATTTCAagctctccctttttctccgcTTTACAGCACGTGCGAGTGTTGTACAGGAAGTGTACATAGTTTAGTTTTAGATAGTTTTGGAATATCATACCGACGATGTAGAATGACCGTGTATTTcgagaacaaaaagaagaaacagttACGGAATTACGATATATTTGTGAGACAGATAGTAGAAAAAATGCATATAGAAGAGTCGTACGAACCTATTGAATACTGCCAAAGAATTTTTGGACACGATCACCCTGCCGTCGTCCTCTCAATCGGTCGTAGTCGGAAGCGCCCCTAAAATTGTGTAGTGAACGAGTGATGTCGGATGGCCCCGTAGCGATGCAGTTGGTTGTAGGAGCCGGTGAAGGTTTGGGTCGATACCAAGAACGGATCGTAGAGCAAACAGTATGTTCTTAATacaccattttcttttgcccACATGAAGCCAGAGGAAGacatccttttttatgttgtgctGATGCAGATTGACCATGCCGAATAAATAGTTTCGAACGCAACACTGATGGCAGTATTATGACAAACAATAACGTAGCATATTCCCTTTGCACACATTAAACCACATACGGAGCCTCGTGGTCGGCAGTAGCGCGTCGGAAAGTCCTTTCCTGTACTTGATTTCTCGAAGTGGATAGAATTAGAAAGCGATGCCGGTCTTTCCGAGCAGAaatgccaccaaaaaccccgcaTTTATCACTATGATAATATTGTGATTGAAACGAGATTGTTTACGGAAGTTTTCTATTCTTTAATGTTCACCAAGCGCTCGATAGTCCGGCTGGTTGGGGACGAAAAGTATCGTGCATGTATGTTTACAGGGTAAGGAACCAGATTTCATTTGTGGCATGTGATTTCAAGTATTACAAGCATAACTTTACACACAAATAGAGAAAAACTAAACGGTGAACTGGAGGCATtttcaaccaacaaccaaagcATACAACGGCATTCATGTTTCTAGGCTGGTTTCTAGCTGACCAGCGTTGTTGAACAAGTAGCAATGTgtgaggaaaaatggaaactggCGAATCACATAATATATTAAAGGTAGCCATCAACACCAGCGCGGGTTAAGGAGCGAGGATGCGTGGTGCCGGAATTATGGCGGAGTAAGGAGCGAATATTGAACAAACATTGTAGATAGATTTGTTAAACGATGGAAAGCCGTATGTTGCAGACATGAAAATTGAACAAATAAGAAAACATAAGTGAAAATTAAAGGTAAAACACATCTTCTACTTTGGTAACGCAATGTCATAGCAAGGGCAATATAAAAAGCTCAACACAAATCATCGGGCAAGTACCGTTTCCGGCAAGTAAAGAATTGTGCGACGAGTCACAACATGCGGCGTTGATTGAAAAAATTTGGGGAAAAGATGGGTGACATGTTCATTTGATTtgctctggttttttttgtttaattttttgaaCTGCTGTCGTGTGATCATTCGCTGAGCAGCTAAAGAACCTTAGATCAGGCAGTATTAACAGTACAGTGTCGAAGCATTTAATCCATCGACCTTATTATATACGGCCCAACACAGGTCCGACCGGCCGTATGGTGTATGCATTACCTGGTTGTAACGTAGCGTTTTGTGAAGGAGTTGTCTGTCTCTCATTATAGCCGAGTAGTTAAGCGAGACGATGGACATCATATACAAAGCAATTGTATGTAATCGATATCgcaacaagaaaacaaaagtgTGTCAGTAATGGTTGTTGTAGTTCAACGACACTTGAACGAAGAGGAACGCATCAGCCAGCATCGTATCGTGAGTTAGAATACAAGAGTGCCGGAAAGAGGCCAGGGTACCATTGAATCTGCCAAAAACTGCAAAATGCTGTACTGTCGGATATGCACAGATCCGACGGGTTAATTCCACTGCAGACCAACCTGAAAGTTGCAACGCGTACAGAATCGTTCTCGAACGCAAAACGATGGGTTTTCAAAGACATTCATATAGGGTGAAGTGCCTAATGTATAGACAATATAGTTCCCTATGAATTCTCTAGCACCGATTCGAGACCCAAACATTGATaggcaaaaacaaacgaaaaaaacaatatcaacaCCTACAGAAAACCTGTTAGCATTGATTCGCAGGACTTTGGACGAAAGACCGAAAACCGAATGCACCGTACACGTTGGACAAGAACACGCACCGAAAGAGCGCAGAAATACAGTGAAGCTTGATGTAAGGCTTAGCATTTATCTGGACATTTTCAACCTTATAAGTGTAAAGTTCGGAGAACAGGGAATCATAAGTAGGAGCAATGCTAAGGTAAACCTGCTTGGTGCCATTTGGTAATTCTCAATATACTTCTGGTTTAATTGTACGTATCCTTTGGCtatttttttcatcatcatttgtgaGGCCGTAGAACCGCATACTCTGGCAGGGTTTATTGcgtcgattgcgattgcgattgcgattgagTAGAGCGAATATGTTCAACAATgattggaagaaaaaaggcaacattGTACTGCAGCCAGATGCAGAGCAGATGTAGATCCGAGGGCTCTCCAGGATCCTTAGTATTGAGCCTTGGTATCTTTTCTGATACGAGCTAGTaaatagcagcagccgcagcaacaccCGAGACCGGAAGAATCTGCGCAGATAATGTAGGGTGCAAAACCGATAGAAAAAACGCGGGCATGTCACCATCATGAgcaaaatcaatattcattcattttttaaaactaaactaatacagaaaaagaaaacaaaaaaactgtaTAAACGAAAGGAATAGAAGAATTTATCAATCCCACAATAAAATCTcgagtttattgttttctttcatcaCTTCTTCCCGCTTATAGCTTCCCGCCGCAGTTCTGCACGAACCGCAGCGTGGCTCGTGGCACGTGGCACGTGTTCCGGTTGCTCTGTGTAACCGTCTatttttgaattgaattaaacatGATCTATTCGCACGCACGACGTGATGTACGTGCGAGACATGGTATATgataaaatggtttttgaaaGATAAATAGGGTAATATGTTAATGAGAAACCTATTTTATGTTGAGCGAAAAGCTTGtgtattttaaataaaccacACTTGTAGACCCCCCGTATGTTTACACGGCATGGCACACTGGATGCGGCAGTAGTTTCGCATCACTTTTTGGCTTGTGAACCGTAGGATGCTATGTGACCGTTTAGACAGGCGGCAGTTGCAGCACGAGCCGCAGTCCTGTGAATTTGCCGCATGTGCTACACCCAGTGTGCCAGAGGCTTTAAGCTCAAACGGAGTTGTCAAAAGCTcaacgaaaggaaacgaaaacaaaatctcgGCTCGGGCGGACGCGTTTTTGTGGCGCTCTCGGTGCGCGAATCCACGGTGGTTATCTCTGCGACCCCCAACACAATTTCCTGCGTTCCGTTCTACTCTCGGTGGTTCTCGTTATCTCGTCTAAACCCTGGCCACAGACGGGGCAAACCGATATCTGCGCAACGAGGCCCAGGTTGTTTATCATTTCGGTGGATTCCGTGgatgcgttgttgttgtgcttagCCCTAAATTAGTGGCTTGCTTATGTGAAACGGGATGGGGATTTCCTACCAACCGCGGAATTTGTGAGCCAATGCGTGTGCTAGTCGTGTAGCCTGAGCAGCGTATGTGTTCCTCCTGTGCCGTATAAAGTGCCGTGTAGGAAATCCAACGCCACAAACCCTTCTAGCAGGTAGCCTCCCCCGTTCAGGTGTAGTGGGctgtagagagaaagaaagcagaaagcaagAGGGCGGCTAGGAAGGCCGCGAGAAACGGGGTCACGCGCTCGTCGCCCCATGGAAAGCGGAACCGCCCGGAAAGTGTGCTGCGGAAAAGTTGGTGAAAAATAGAACACCTCGACCAGCGCCGTAAGCCTCGTGGACCGAGCGGATGCTGGTGGAGGCAGAAAAGAATGCCAAACTGTTGCATTACAGAAGAGCAGGCGGTGGAGTAGCGAGCAGGGAAGCGATTAAGTGAAGTGCACAGTGGAGTCCTTAGGGCGCACGGAAATCACAGTAACCGTTTGATACCCCAGCACAACAGAAAGTGACGAAGGAGTCCGAAGTGTCCACGCTCTCTTTGTGCTTGAAAGTGTGATCCTAGTGTGGTGATCGTGCACGCCACGAATGAGATCAAGATCGCCCCATTAACGGTAGTGCAAGTAGCGGGCCAGTAGTGGGCAGTTCTGCATGGAGAAAGCTGGTCTGCTAACCGTTTCCTCAAGCCAGCTTGCTAGTGGCACCAGTGGTTACGCTCCTAGAGCCACCCGGGAAAGGATGTCGCGGCGCAAAAATCTGGCCGGCCTGTGTGCCGTCACCGTCGGttgcatcctgctgctgtacgCAAGCCAGCGGTACAGCTCGAACAATTACGCCACCGAGTACTTTCGCCCGAGGGAACGCACCGGTACCAACTTGCGCATTCTCAACTCGCACAAGTACTACGGGTAAGTGAACGGAGACGGCGACACACGAACCCCACCCTTTGGCCCGCCATCCACATACAACAACGAAGGGAAAGTAGTGACCGGCAAGGACTTCGCTCCaacctcttcttccttttctgtctTGTAAAAGGCGAGGAATCGCGAGCAAATTCCTGCCTCCCAGCGGCGGACATTTTCGCGGTCCAGACATGTTTCTGCCAAATTATGCCACGAAAACATTCACTTCCCTTTTAGCTCCTGGCGGTTCGCGACTTTCACAGGATATATGGCCGGGTGAAAGCCCATCTCCGAACGGTCACAGAGGGCACTTTGATGTTCTTTCTTACTGGCAATGGGCGGGAGGTGATGCCTTTCCAGGAAATCCGTCGTGAGCAAACCGGATTAAATTCGAGTCCCTACGGTACGCTTACTTTCAATATTTGGTcctcttctgttgctgccacgtgtgctgtttgtttctgttcaaAACGGCCACCGGGTTTTATTGCAATTGCGGAACGCAGCGCTTGCTAGTGGCAAAAATGTATCCATGATTTACGATTCCCACTGTTTGAATTACCTATTAAAACCAGGTATTTCTTTGTTCTTACTACTCTGAGGAGCGACTAATCTCGCTTCTCAAATTACACTTTTCCTATCACCATGGATACCCTAGATAAGCTACCGCCTATGCCAAGTAGATTatgttaaaatgttgtttCAGCAACGAAACCTAGTTGCCGGTTGCCAATCATCTAAGCAGCCGGCCACAGTTTCTCCATCTCTTAATTGCGACAGAACCTGGCGCTACCATACCATGGTAGCCGCGACGCGCAAAGTCCATTGGCCTCTCCAGATGGTTAGACTTGCGGCGTGGGAGCGCCGCTTGCCTTGCCGCTGGTAGTGACTGCAGAGCATACAATACGTGGGAGAAAAATGCTAATATTTTGCGCTCCCCAGTTGGCTATCATTCATCAGTTGGTGCCGCatgctgttgcggttgttggttACTCGCGGATGGCATGTGCACCAGCCAGCTGATGAGGGGAGGGCGATGAGGAGCGAGTGGAATGAAACACTTTCACGCATACTTTGGACTCCGAGAAAGAAACATGTGTCCGCTGGCTAAGATGGGACGTTGTGTCTGTAAGGGTTCTTCTTGCTACGTTCGCTGTTCTTCCCCGAAGGAACGTGACTTAcagtttaaattaaaaaatccaTCTTTTCTTCCACTTTGCAGCGGACGTTCGTATGGTGGTGCCGCCGGTGGAACATCGGACGATACGTATCCACCGATCCCGACGACCCACaatgccaccatcagcatcgagGACGTGCTGAGCTACCAGCGAATGTTGCTGGCAAGTGAAACGGCTTCGTACGAGTACACGGCCAACTTCGGGGAGGACGAGAAGCTGAACGACCTGATACCGGAAACGGGTGGCAGCCCGCGGCGcagcctcatcatcaccacctggCGATCGGGCTCGACGTTTCTGGGCGACATCCTGAATGCACTGCCCGGTAACTACTACCACTACGAACCGCTGCTCGACTTCGACATCGTCCAGATCCGGGGCCCACCGAATGACAGTGTCGCGATCCACAATCTCCGCCATCTGCTGCGGTGCGATTACAGCGAAATGGAGAACTATCTCGACtacggacgcacgcacaacTATCTCTTCAGCCACAATGTGCGCCTGTGGCAGCAGTGCGTCCGGTTTCCGCAGTTCTGCTACGAGCCCCGCTTTCTCGGCCCATTCTGTCGGTTGTTTCCGCTGCAGAGCATGAAGGTGGTCCGGTTGCGGGCCTCCCTGCTGACGCCACTGCTCGAGGACGAAAGGTAAGTTCCCCATGGCCCGACCTGCCCTGACCGGCAACGGTCAGCGAAAGCAATAAAGAAAATCGGAAGCAGCAAACCGATACCATGCACATCCCCTGCCGGCACTCGGTCGCGGGGGCTTTTTTTCAGGCGAATGGGGGCACTACTTGCTTCGGCACCACGCCAACAACGATCGATATTTATTGACCCAGGTCAGAGCGGTGTGATTGTGGGTTGTTCTACAACCTAGAACCATGTGGTGGAACCGAGCAACTCCGTGACTCAATGAAAACAAGCACGAATGTACTGGATTTCCACATACTTTCCATCGTGCTCTACATGGATTTCGTGGTGCTCGCTTCCGTAATGATCGGTttgaaaggagaaaaaatacatttttggaCATCTGCCGCCCGAGagtcggcggcggtggtggtgatatcTCACTGCGCCATTATGCTGTATTCGGTGTGGTTCGCATGCTGAGACACAACATCCGAGACCTGGTTGGCGGCCGGTGTTAATGCCGGTATGGCGTTGTTATGGGTTTGCACAACGCCGTTTTTCGATCCAAACCAGTTCCCCTGTGCCGCTGCATGGCTAACGGAGCAAATAGAAATGGGACCGTTTATTgcaaaaatattcaaatttttcgGTCTTCCGTAAACGATTAGATTGCCAATGGGCCGGGTAGATGGGTTGTTGTTAGGCTGTGTTTCTGTCAAATCTGGGTCACAGGTGGCTGGGACGGTTGCCTGCCGGTCGAATACCTTCCGTTTTATTGTAATTTATCTACGAAAGCGTCAAGACCGATTTCAGATTCTTCGCAATTTTGGACCATTACAGTCCCGGAGGTACACCAGGCATGGACTTATTGTGTTTGAGGTTTGCTTAGTTTGAGAATTTTGAGTTGCGACAGCTCTTTTAGACTTTATGGAGGGAGCTCTATCTACCA is a window of Anopheles aquasalis chromosome 2, idAnoAquaMG_Q_19, whole genome shotgun sequence DNA encoding:
- the LOC126571120 gene encoding uncharacterized protein LOC126571120 isoform X1, which encodes MQPPQRYIPSVSDLYGTDEIEFLLDEIRDLEPACCQLEDIQVRIFASAPMGGARNSLMIYPPFTGGAPHPLTLHLQDFEIAGSRAGELSISLESPLGTCTSWDSHAHYRQRIGNTPLPWGVALHCDASHLTSPTGIVRILLVVSSAACLACECSAGTVQVGLFLLPLIGRLRLMVFCALFSLLVTCLMLFLDISHIALMFPFNWGRLNAWMYLTIGLLFIVGSSLLIHMVFFAEEFMWVPKHTKDTLFISAILGYICSIEAVVLAALTKCPSQYRHVIDEYSDMCLEERELSPICSNDMTNHNHNSASNDLSNHRSYNKIDTGDSITPTCNQKPYIPVKRPDQSYNQRPTLGNLQKSNHRNRQGYHYQPIASTSRQSPTFVLDDDVLPGPSSRSLDYSSA
- the LOC126568914 gene encoding carbohydrate sulfotransferase 5 — protein: MEKAGLLTVSSSQLASGTSGYAPRATRERMSRRKNLAGLCAVTVGCILLLYASQRYSSNNYATEYFRPRERTGTNLRILNSHKYYGGRSYGGAAGGTSDDTYPPIPTTHNATISIEDVLSYQRMLLASETASYEYTANFGEDEKLNDLIPETGGSPRRSLIITTWRSGSTFLGDILNALPGNYYHYEPLLDFDIVQIRGPPNDSVAIHNLRHLLRCDYSEMENYLDYGRTHNYLFSHNVRLWQQCVRFPQFCYEPRFLGPFCRLFPLQSMKVVRLRASLLTPLLEDESLNVRVVLLIRDPRGSLQSRKHRVWCPGRPDCDDPSTVCSDMQLDYEAAVELSERFPKRFRVVRYEDLSLDPYRMTKEILHFYGLPYHPAVRTFLDTHTKQDVGGVSSTYRDSKSAPFHWTKDLTFEEVKIIQDSCVAAMKSWGYRNATSEWELYNNFNPLLPYSVS
- the LOC126571120 gene encoding uncharacterized protein LOC126571120 isoform X2 codes for the protein MQPPQRYIPSVSDLYGTDEIEFLLDEIRDLEPACCQLEDIQDFEIAGSRAGELSISLESPLGTCTSWDSHAHYRQRIGNTPLPWGVALHCDASHLTSPTGIVRILLVVSSAACLACECSAGTVQVGLFLLPLIGRLRLMVFCALFSLLVTCLMLFLDISHIALMFPFNWGRLNAWMYLTIGLLFIVGSSLLIHMVFFAEEFMWVPKHTKDTLFISAILGYICSIEAVVLAALTKCPSQYRHVIDEYSDMCLEERELSPICSNDMTNHNHNSASNDLSNHRSYNKIDTGDSITPTCNQKPYIPVKRPDQSYNQRPTLGNLQKSNHRNRQGYHYQPIASTSRQSPTFVLDDDVLPGPSSRSLDYSSA